The stretch of DNA CAATCGACGTCCAAACGGTTTGGATTGGCGTTGATCTCAAGCGCCACACGATTGGCCACGCACGCATCCATCACTTTCTCGTAATTGAGCGAGTACCCTTCGCGCATCAGCAACAAGCGCCCCGTCGGATGCCCGAGTATGCGGCAATAGGGATTCTCGATCGCTCTAATCACCCGCTCGGTCGCTTCGGCCTCGCTCATGCTGAGCTTGCTATGAACCGACGCGATGAC from Candidatus Hydrogenedentota bacterium encodes:
- a CDS encoding DNA polymerase/3'-5' exonuclease PolX, which encodes VIASVHSKLSMSEAEATERVIRAIENPYCRILGHPTGRLLLMREGYSLNYEKVMDACVANRVALEINANPNRLDVDWRHIRRGRDRGVMFSIGPDAHGVDGIDDVDYGVGIARKGWLGPEHVLNCMDSDALLAWCSG